In the genome of Persephonella sp. KM09-Lau-8, one region contains:
- a CDS encoding phosphoglucomutase/phosphomannomutase family protein — protein MNIKFGTDGWRAVIAKDFTFDNLLKVAQAHADHLKEKNGKKVVVGYDTRFMSENFAAAVAEVFSSNGFEVILSSTFCSTPALSLAARDFDADEGVMITASHNTYEYNGYKIKGGYGGPATPEIISSVEEKLDNTSPKTGTTKWKEMDFNSHYIKALKKYLTPGVFNQKPEKVIHDPMHGATIGLLNRILEDTLIDVIEINHFRDAFFGFKHPEPVEKNLPLLRGKTVAEEAVAGIANDGDGDRVGVVDEAGEFISTQIIFALLLLHTIRNKKTEGAIAKTVSTTYLVDRIAKKEGRKLYKTPVGFKYIADLFLKEKIAFGGEESGGYGFGFHIPERDGLLSGLMILEMIHLHGKSLTQLVEDLFSEFGTAYYKRLDLKVEGDQGRILVEKLKKEPLKEIAGFKVKETDLTDGVKLIFENDGWVLFRASGTEPVLRIYVEMPEKSEVDMILEESKKLIGG, from the coding sequence ATGAATATAAAATTTGGAACAGATGGATGGAGAGCAGTTATAGCAAAGGATTTCACATTTGATAATCTTCTTAAAGTAGCCCAGGCACATGCAGACCATCTCAAAGAAAAAAATGGAAAAAAAGTAGTAGTAGGATACGATACCAGATTTATGTCAGAAAATTTTGCTGCAGCAGTTGCTGAAGTATTTTCATCAAACGGCTTTGAGGTAATACTATCCTCCACTTTTTGCTCTACCCCTGCCCTTTCACTGGCGGCAAGGGATTTTGATGCAGATGAAGGAGTAATGATAACAGCCTCCCATAATACCTATGAATACAACGGCTATAAAATAAAAGGTGGATACGGAGGTCCTGCAACTCCGGAAATAATCAGCAGTGTTGAGGAAAAATTAGATAATACATCTCCCAAAACTGGCACTACCAAATGGAAGGAAATGGATTTTAATAGCCATTACATAAAAGCATTAAAGAAATATCTTACCCCAGGGGTTTTTAATCAAAAACCTGAAAAAGTAATCCACGACCCTATGCACGGTGCAACAATAGGACTGCTAAACAGAATACTTGAAGACACTCTAATTGATGTTATTGAAATAAACCATTTTAGAGATGCATTTTTCGGTTTTAAACATCCTGAACCTGTGGAAAAAAATCTACCTCTTTTAAGGGGAAAAACTGTTGCTGAAGAAGCAGTGGCAGGAATTGCAAATGATGGAGATGGGGACAGAGTCGGCGTGGTAGATGAAGCAGGAGAATTCATAAGCACGCAAATCATATTTGCCCTTTTACTTCTCCACACAATAAGAAATAAAAAAACAGAAGGAGCAATAGCAAAAACAGTATCAACAACATATCTGGTTGATAGAATTGCTAAAAAAGAAGGAAGGAAGTTATACAAAACACCTGTAGGTTTCAAATATATTGCAGACTTATTCCTGAAGGAAAAAATAGCCTTTGGTGGTGAAGAGTCAGGAGGATATGGCTTTGGTTTTCATATTCCTGAAAGGGATGGATTATTATCCGGTCTTATGATTTTGGAAATGATACATCTCCACGGAAAATCCCTCACACAGCTTGTTGAGGATTTATTCTCAGAATTTGGAACAGCCTATTACAAAAGACTGGACCTGAAAGTAGAAGGAGATCAGGGGAGAATTCTCGTTGAAAAGCTTAAAAAAGAGCCTCTAAAGGAAATCGCAGGATTTAAGGTAAAAGAAACAGACCTTACAGATGGAGTTAAGCTTATTTTTGAAAATGACGGCTGGGTGTTATTCAGAGCTTCTGGAACAGAACCTGTCCTTAGAATTTATGTTGAGATGCCAGAAAAATCAGAAGTTGATATGATATTAGAAGAAAGTAAAAAACTGATTGGAGGATAA
- a CDS encoding thioesterase family protein, with product MKLNYSRKVHFYETDAQGVVHHSNYPRYFEEARGYFLEKIGYPYYKVREELNIDIVLVELSVKYKNPLKYGDIFNIEFWISHMDRFFFDFDYVVTVNKTQIATGKTKHVCIDRFSRKLVSVPEVLRKGYGEK from the coding sequence ATGAAACTCAACTACAGCAGAAAGGTTCATTTTTACGAAACAGACGCACAGGGGGTAGTTCACCACTCAAACTATCCCCGTTATTTTGAAGAGGCAAGGGGATATTTTTTAGAAAAAATAGGCTACCCCTATTACAAAGTAAGAGAAGAATTGAATATAGATATAGTTCTTGTTGAGCTTTCTGTTAAATACAAAAACCCACTGAAATACGGGGATATTTTTAATATAGAGTTCTGGATTTCACATATGGACAGATTTTTCTTTGATTTTGATTATGTCGTAACAGTAAATAAGACCCAGATTGCAACAGGTAAAACGAAACATGTTTGTATAGACAGATTTTCCAGAAAATTAGTTTCTGTCCCAGAGGTGCTGAGAAAAGGCTATGGAGAAAAATAA
- a CDS encoding TldD/PmbA family protein, with protein sequence MEKNKIISSVSDLLSGYQWEIYISSIQTLKSVSSKLSIESLTKSKETGVGVRIKKGDKTGFFYVSNPTEEKINKALQKAIQSLEISEDDPYIQFSNPVDNPINLEIYDRYSAENLTDAEKSQIALEFEDRIRSKDSRITNVRNCSFIEKISEYTLINSNGVKISEKSTSYTIMAAAIATGEKDSQIAWGFDSSRFLSDLDIDKTAEEIVHNAVSLLGAKPIPSQVIPALFPPYAFTQILEAFFPVFSGESLITGKTYLKDKLQEKIAPDFLTLIDSGLLSRKTGSRKYDDEGTPTQNTDIIKNGVFQTFLHSTYTANKTLSSPTGNCFRSSFKDTPSVQPSNFYIENGNQPVKPEGKYFKVIEMMGLHTANPVTGDFSVGATGLLIQDEYEYPVSGITISGNFFELLGDIVQIGNDLKFYGRFGSPSVFVSRINIGGD encoded by the coding sequence ATGGAGAAAAATAAAATTATATCCTCAGTTTCAGACCTTTTATCAGGTTATCAGTGGGAGATATATATATCCTCAATTCAAACCTTAAAATCTGTTTCCAGCAAACTGTCTATAGAAAGTCTGACAAAATCAAAAGAAACAGGAGTAGGTGTCAGGATTAAAAAAGGAGATAAAACCGGATTTTTTTATGTATCTAACCCAACAGAAGAAAAAATTAATAAAGCATTGCAAAAAGCCATTCAATCCCTTGAAATATCTGAAGATGACCCTTATATCCAGTTTTCAAATCCTGTAGACAACCCTATAAATCTGGAAATATATGACAGATACTCTGCAGAAAATCTGACTGATGCTGAAAAATCACAGATTGCACTGGAGTTTGAGGACAGAATAAGGTCAAAGGATAGCAGAATAACTAATGTTAGAAATTGCAGTTTTATTGAAAAAATATCTGAATACACCCTGATAAACAGCAATGGCGTGAAAATCTCCGAAAAATCTACAAGCTACACAATTATGGCAGCAGCCATAGCAACAGGGGAAAAAGATAGTCAGATTGCATGGGGATTTGACTCCTCCAGATTTCTCTCTGATTTGGATATAGATAAAACTGCAGAAGAGATAGTTCATAATGCTGTTTCCCTATTGGGAGCAAAGCCTATTCCTTCACAGGTAATACCTGCTTTATTTCCCCCTTATGCATTTACACAGATTTTGGAAGCCTTTTTCCCTGTTTTTTCTGGGGAAAGTCTTATCACAGGAAAAACTTATCTAAAGGATAAACTACAGGAAAAAATAGCACCTGATTTTTTAACATTGATAGACAGCGGATTACTCAGCAGAAAAACAGGTTCCAGAAAGTATGATGATGAAGGAACTCCAACTCAAAACACAGATATAATCAAAAATGGGGTATTCCAGACATTTCTCCATAGTACATATACAGCAAATAAAACCTTATCTTCTCCAACAGGAAATTGCTTTAGAAGCTCTTTTAAAGATACCCCTTCAGTTCAGCCATCAAACTTCTATATAGAAAATGGCAATCAACCTGTAAAACCGGAAGGAAAATACTTCAAGGTAATAGAAATGATGGGGCTTCATACAGCAAATCCTGTTACAGGTGATTTTTCCGTAGGAGCGACAGGACTGCTTATTCAGGATGAATACGAATATCCTGTAAGCGGAATAACCATATCAGGTAACTTTTTTGAGCTGCTGGGAGATATAGTTCAGATAGGCAATGACCTGAAATTTTACGGAAGATTTGGAAGTCCTTCTGTATTTGTTTCCAGAATAAATATTGGAGGAGATTAA
- a CDS encoding CBS domain-containing protein, translating to MQVVFLAEGADLDALSTAYGITLLYPEAKVLLPGALSPGVRLVLKHFEKLFKNRLIKKEELSQINTLFLADTNNYKKALKELQRHVSPETKIVIFDHHPVRIKIPYKIEKHIKKTGAAATIVVNKIKRQKIPIFSDQATLLALGIYEDTGSFLYEITTPQDLRAASYLISKGADLNLIKNIIEEKIDIQEIEIIHQIVDNIQNFYLKDKKIVFSTAYSSQYIPDISSYLHMIKPLQEADAFFILIAEKTKISIIARSKTPEIDVGKIMSFLGGGGHYTAASATVKGLTVQEIKNYIEMVLIGETHKNRKIKEFMSDQIITVNKNQKLSQIKDFLDKAPVLLVVNKNGKFEGIVITKVLKESLKHGLSEAKVENFIIDSVITFEPETTLIEAEKQIMNSSQEYFPVLKKGKPVGIINRTYIIKILHGQVFDTEKDIFISRERIKPRYLNYENRLRNYLPEDIISHLEKIGKISKQLGYNTYLVGGIVRDIILGKKSLDIDLIVEGDAIHLAREYAKREKLPVHTFEEFMTAQITLKNGQKIDLATARKEIYTHPGAYPKVEKATIKEDLYRRDFTINTLAIEITEGRFGTLIDYFNGIKDIKDKVIRILHQLSFVEDPIRILRALRFAGRLGFKLGKHTEKLLKLAVDENMLEFAPTGRVNLEFTYTFNEEKVVDILMLMNRYKVLHSLIPEFYMDEKREEIISRVRDTIISFEMFLDIKIDRVSNYLLSLLYHLPFEISYKFLEKYHFEKSKKFFEEYFEVKYKFKKIPEKNSELYKKIKFISKDLLVFICASSDIELSERIIKILKKEEEKKLLISGKDLQELGIKPSPIYKVIIDDVFKKYLDDEIKTKKEAIEYIKSKYREEIK from the coding sequence TTGCAAGTAGTTTTTTTAGCTGAAGGTGCAGACCTTGATGCGCTTTCTACAGCTTATGGAATAACGCTTTTATACCCTGAGGCAAAAGTTTTGCTTCCTGGGGCTTTGTCCCCAGGGGTTAGGCTGGTTTTAAAACATTTTGAAAAGCTATTTAAAAACAGGCTGATAAAAAAAGAAGAATTATCCCAGATTAATACCCTTTTCCTTGCAGATACCAATAACTACAAAAAAGCCCTAAAAGAGCTACAGAGACATGTATCCCCAGAAACTAAGATAGTCATATTTGACCATCATCCTGTAAGGATAAAAATCCCTTACAAAATAGAAAAACATATAAAAAAAACAGGTGCAGCAGCCACAATAGTGGTAAATAAAATAAAAAGACAAAAAATTCCTATATTCTCTGACCAGGCAACATTACTTGCCCTTGGTATTTATGAGGATACAGGTAGTTTCCTCTATGAGATAACAACTCCACAGGATTTAAGGGCAGCATCTTATCTGATATCAAAAGGTGCTGACCTGAATTTAATAAAAAATATAATTGAGGAAAAGATTGATATTCAGGAGATAGAAATAATCCACCAGATAGTTGATAATATTCAAAACTTTTATCTTAAAGACAAAAAAATTGTATTCTCCACAGCTTACAGCAGCCAGTATATACCTGATATATCTTCATACCTTCATATGATTAAGCCACTGCAGGAAGCCGATGCCTTTTTTATTCTGATTGCAGAAAAAACAAAAATTAGTATAATTGCCCGTTCAAAAACCCCTGAAATAGATGTGGGAAAGATAATGTCCTTTTTAGGTGGAGGAGGGCATTATACAGCTGCCAGTGCCACGGTAAAGGGTTTGACTGTTCAGGAGATAAAAAATTATATAGAAATGGTACTTATCGGAGAAACCCATAAAAACAGAAAAATAAAAGAGTTTATGTCAGACCAGATAATCACAGTGAATAAAAACCAAAAACTTTCCCAGATTAAAGACTTTCTTGATAAAGCTCCTGTGCTTCTTGTTGTAAATAAAAACGGAAAATTTGAAGGAATAGTGATAACAAAGGTTTTAAAGGAAAGCCTGAAACACGGACTATCAGAAGCAAAAGTAGAAAACTTTATCATTGATAGTGTAATCACATTTGAGCCTGAAACAACACTAATTGAAGCAGAAAAACAAATCATGAACTCATCTCAGGAATACTTTCCTGTTTTAAAAAAGGGTAAGCCTGTTGGAATAATAAACAGAACCTATATAATCAAGATTTTGCACGGACAGGTATTTGATACAGAAAAGGATATCTTTATATCACGGGAAAGGATTAAACCCCGCTATCTCAATTATGAAAACCGCCTGAGAAATTATCTACCTGAAGATATAATCTCCCATCTTGAAAAAATCGGAAAGATATCAAAGCAGCTTGGCTATAACACATATCTGGTCGGTGGAATAGTCAGGGATATTATCTTAGGTAAAAAAAGCCTTGATATAGACCTGATTGTTGAGGGGGATGCGATACATCTTGCCAGAGAGTATGCTAAAAGGGAAAAACTACCTGTCCATACCTTTGAAGAATTTATGACAGCCCAGATAACCCTGAAAAACGGCCAGAAAATAGATTTAGCAACAGCCAGAAAAGAAATTTACACCCATCCGGGAGCATACCCAAAGGTAGAAAAAGCAACAATCAAAGAAGACCTTTATCGCAGAGATTTCACCATAAACACCCTTGCAATAGAAATCACAGAAGGTCGTTTTGGAACACTGATAGATTATTTCAATGGCATAAAGGATATAAAGGACAAAGTAATCAGAATTCTACACCAGCTAAGTTTTGTTGAAGACCCTATCAGGATACTCAGAGCCCTTAGATTTGCTGGAAGGCTTGGCTTCAAACTTGGTAAACATACAGAAAAACTGCTTAAATTGGCTGTTGATGAGAATATGCTGGAGTTTGCCCCGACAGGCAGGGTAAATCTTGAGTTTACCTATACTTTCAACGAGGAAAAAGTGGTTGATATTCTTATGCTGATGAACAGATACAAAGTTCTCCATAGTCTTATTCCTGAATTTTATATGGATGAAAAAAGGGAAGAAATAATTAGCAGAGTCAGGGACACAATTATCTCATTTGAGATGTTTCTTGATATTAAAATAGATAGGGTTTCCAACTATCTCCTTTCCCTTTTATACCACCTGCCTTTTGAGATTTCTTACAAATTCCTTGAAAAATACCATTTTGAAAAAAGTAAAAAATTCTTTGAGGAGTATTTTGAGGTAAAATACAAGTTCAAAAAAATCCCTGAAAAAAACTCTGAACTTTACAAAAAAATAAAATTTATCAGCAAAGATTTACTTGTCTTTATATGTGCCAGCAGCGATATTGAACTTTCAGAAAGAATTATAAAAATCCTGAAAAAAGAAGAAGAGAAAAAACTCCTCATATCAGGAAAAGACCTGCAGGAGCTTGGTATTAAACCATCTCCCATATACAAAGTCATAATTGATGATGTTTTTAAAAAATATCTTGATGATGAGATAAAAACAAAAAAAGAAGCCATTGAATATATAAAATCAAAATACAGAGAGGAGATAAAATGA
- a CDS encoding YtfJ family protein — translation MIFLSIIAAVILSIGQVPPVVHLDGKIGGTIDGKPFSTEMIKGKVYLVLYVDPDKRELNEDFTEALKKQHFDHSKFGSIAIINMKATWLPNFVLESILKKKQKKYPHTIYVKDYQKVFVKKWGLKDDDYNVLLFDKNGRLLFYKPGKLTPEDTQKVIQLIKQNL, via the coding sequence ATGATTTTTCTGAGTATAATTGCTGCTGTAATCCTTTCTATTGGACAGGTTCCCCCTGTTGTCCATCTGGACGGAAAAATAGGAGGCACAATTGATGGAAAACCATTTTCCACAGAAATGATAAAAGGAAAGGTCTATCTGGTTTTGTATGTTGACCCTGACAAAAGAGAGCTGAATGAAGATTTTACAGAAGCATTAAAAAAACAGCATTTTGACCACTCAAAATTCGGTTCAATTGCAATCATAAATATGAAAGCAACATGGCTGCCAAATTTTGTACTGGAAAGTATCCTAAAGAAAAAGCAGAAAAAATATCCCCATACCATCTATGTGAAAGATTACCAGAAAGTTTTTGTCAAAAAATGGGGTTTAAAGGACGATGATTACAATGTGCTGCTCTTTGATAAAAATGGCAGATTGTTGTTTTACAAGCCTGGAAAGCTAACTCCGGAAGATACCCAGAAGGTCATTCAGCTTATAAAACAGAATCTATGA
- the xth gene encoding exodeoxyribonuclease III has product MKVCTFNVNSIRTRKDLIIRWLTEKEKDIDILCFQEIKVEDDKFPYKDFEQLGYKAVVYGQKGYNGVATLSRKDFVEIKKGLGDEYFDQQKRILSTKIGDIWVINVYAPHGDLRGGDKYYYKLDWYKRFRQFLDENFSPEDKIIALGDFNVAIEDIDVYDPELLADSIGTMPEEREAFKNILDFGFVDTFRYLYPDKQQFTWWDYIGGAIWKNEGMRIDYILATKPLIPHLKDVYVDLWPRRRRTPKPSDHAPVIAIFEV; this is encoded by the coding sequence ATGAAAGTATGTACTTTTAATGTAAACTCTATACGAACAAGAAAAGACCTGATAATCCGCTGGCTTACAGAAAAGGAAAAGGATATAGATATTCTCTGTTTTCAGGAGATAAAAGTAGAAGATGATAAATTTCCTTATAAAGATTTTGAACAGCTTGGATACAAGGCTGTAGTCTATGGTCAAAAAGGATATAACGGGGTTGCAACTCTCTCAAGAAAAGATTTTGTAGAAATCAAAAAAGGTCTTGGGGATGAATACTTTGACCAGCAAAAAAGAATTTTATCCACAAAGATAGGAGATATCTGGGTCATAAATGTGTATGCTCCCCATGGAGATTTAAGAGGCGGAGATAAATACTACTATAAACTGGACTGGTATAAAAGGTTCAGGCAGTTTTTGGACGAAAACTTTTCACCTGAAGATAAGATAATAGCACTTGGGGATTTTAATGTTGCTATTGAAGATATAGATGTTTATGATCCGGAGCTTCTTGCTGACAGCATCGGCACAATGCCGGAAGAAAGGGAGGCCTTCAAAAATATCCTTGATTTTGGTTTTGTTGATACTTTCAGATATCTGTATCCGGACAAACAGCAGTTTACATGGTGGGATTATATTGGCGGTGCTATCTGGAAAAATGAAGGAATGAGAATAGATTACATTCTTGCCACAAAACCGTTAATCCCACACCTGAAAGATGTATATGTTGATTTATGGCCAAGGAGAAGAAGAACACCAAAACCATCAGACCACGCACCTGTAATAGCAATATTTGAGGTTTAA